From the genome of Xyrauchen texanus isolate HMW12.3.18 chromosome 7, RBS_HiC_50CHRs, whole genome shotgun sequence:
ccaaaacaatgcaagagtggcttaggaacaactctgtgaatgtccttgagtggcccagccagagcctagacttaaacccaatcaaacatctctggagagacctgaaaatggctgtccaccaacagtCCCCATCCAACATGACAGCTCAAGAGGATCTGTAGAGAAGAATggtagaaaatccccaaatccaggtgtgcaaagcttgtcacatcctaatcaaaaagacttgaggctgtaatcgctgccaaaagtgcttcaacaaagtactgcGTTAAGGGTCTGTATACTTAtacttaatattattttaaatacatttgcaaagtaatcaaaaatctgttttttgctttgtcattatggggtgtagATCTGTTGACAATGTAAGAATTTGGATAATCTTACTATTACGAATGTATTACTAAGAATGTTTTTAATTGGCATGCCAAGCACCAGGAATTAAGAGCCAATACATGCATTTCTTCTGTAGAAATTGAAGAGAAGCATGTAGAGTGGCAGGAAACAGCTTCCCAAAGTAGGCGGTGCTTAGCCACCAGGAAATGATCACTAATTGGTTGATTGCGATTGCAACCGGTATTGTAGAGCTCCTTGATTGTAACTACCAACTTTCTCTGCAAAGTTTAAGAAAAATgatatgctgactaccacccctggagtcgtgagttcgaatccagatcgtgctgagtgactccagccagatctcctaagcaaccaaattggcccggttgctagggagggtagagacacgtggggtaacctcctcatagtcgcaattagtggttctcgctctaaatgGGGTGCAtgataagttgtgtgtggatcgcggagagtagcatgagcctccacatgctgcgagtctccactATGTcacgcacaacgagtcacgtgataagattcgcggattgacggtctcagaagcggaggcgactgagacttgtgctccaccacccggattgaggtgagtaaccacgccgccacaagtagtgggaattgggcattccaaattgggagaaaaggggataaataaataatgataatgaaaaaataaaattttgcaaaataaaacctaaaaatgacTTCTAAATTCTTGAGTAGGTTGTCACATGAAAATTCACTTCAACATTTTGGGAAGTTAGaagtgagtaaaaaaaaaatcaaaccttAAAAGGGGACGTTTAATcatatttaagtagtttaagaagttctgaacatttgtttaaaaaaaatttaatagtaattgttcacgttattaatgtcctgtttatacattgtgatcagtttaatgccactttggtgaataaaagtaccaacacCTTTacgtaagagcaaaatctgtacattattccaaacatttgactgctagtgagtgtgtgtgcgcgcgcgtgtatatatatatatatatatacacacacacgtaagtTTTAAGGATGCACGCcaaatttctataaaaaaaaatgctgatgTGTACAGGGTGTCTATATGAAGCTGTGTACTTAATTTTGTGAGAATCGGGCACAAGGTGGCGCTTGAATAAGatcatttatgtttttgttaaAAAGTCTGGAATTGTAATGGCTAGAATACAAATTGGTTTTGTTTTTGAATCTTTTAGGGCCTCCAAATCATTTGGGCATGTGGATTTTAATTTCCACTACAAAATGTGTCTACAACTTATTTTTGATAAACCTACTTTTTTGATCTAGTCCTAGGTCATTAGTCTGATTCACAAAATGTACTGTGTATCATTTAGGGATGATTTGAAAGATGCACCTGtgaaaaaaggtttaaaaaaaaaaaaaaaaaaaaagtaattagtcaaaatacattttattaatttaatagtttAGGAAATATGAGGCAGTTTTCGGGTGTGGCCCATAATGACTACTTGGCCTGTTTCTTGTGAGCGCAATATTCAAACTTAGgctattctgtcattatttactcatactAAAGTTACTCCAATCTCGTATGACTCGTACTGTCTTTCTTTAGTGAAACATAGAAGGTGAGTTTCTTGAAAGGTCTTCACAAGGTTTATTTGCCATGTAATGAAAGTCTGAcatgctccaaaaagaacaaaaacccAAAGTTAAAGTCACCGATACAACTTGTGCACTAAAAACCGATATAGCGGTCACAGCGATAACAAACCATGCTTATTTAATTTAAGATTGAATAAGGACTTAAGTTTTGTTCTATTCATCACACAAAGAGTTGCAAAGAATACTTGTCCTTTTTGCATCATGAGAGACCGGAGTCACTATTCATTCTCATTAAATggcaaataaaacatatattgtgttttatggaagaaaaaaaaatcatactggtttggaTCAACATAAGGCTGAGAAAATGTTTCAGTTTTGGGAGAACTTTTAACTTTGAGGATTATTCTGTGGCTTTTGTGAAGGACTTTACATAGcacgcccaaaaatgaaaattcagtttttatttttcttccaaaCCAGTATGCTGCATTCGttcgttttctctttttttcatgcgtggaacaaaaaaggagaatttttgaagaatcttcatgcaaCACTTTTCCATACAAAAGGGGAAACCAGATCAAATGTCTGAAATGTATGTAATTTAGGAGCTAGACTGATGGACTCtcgtatggaaaagagctgcattaaGCTTCCAAattcctcttttgttttgttctacatacacaaaaatatttttcaacaacaatcatttttgtgtgaacttgaggATTTTTCTGTAGGACTATTATCACtatacccaaaaaggaaaattctattAATTTCTGTTACAAACCGGTATGCTGCATTATAGTTTTTTCATGCATGGATCACAAATGCAAAACTTCTCCATAtgacagtttatagtgaccatgacAGTCAAActatgaaaagaaataaaaataataatctttgggtgatcttcaaccgcttatccgaagttgggttgcaggggcagcagctccagcaaggGGCCCCAAAtgtccctatcccgagccacattaatcTGCTCTGACTAGGGGACCCAGAgtcgttcccaggccagtgtggagatgtaatctctccatctAATcttgggtcttccctgaggcctcctcacAGATGGACGAgctgaaacacctccctatggaggcgcccagggggcatccttaccagatgcccaaaccacctcaactggctcctttcgacgcaaagaagcagcggctctactccgagctcctcacggatgactgagctcctcaccctatatctaagggagaagcccgccacccttctgaggaagcccatttcggccgcttgtactcgcaacctagttctttcagtgATGAcctagccttcatgaccataggtgagggtaggaacaaaaattgaccggtagatcgagagctttaccTTCCGGCTCAGCtatcttttcgtgacaacggtgcgatagagcgagtgcaataccgcccccgctgccccgattctccagccaacctcccactccattgtctcCTCACTCGtcaacaagaccccgaggtacttgaactccttcacttggggcaatacctccttacctacctggagtacgcactccatcggtttcctgctgagaaatcATTGGGTGGACTGTTTCTTTAAAAGACCATTCCCATTAAAGCAAATACAAATGTGATTTCACATACACATCTTCAGAACTGACTTTTGTGTAAATTGTATAGAAGCACACACACTTTTGGTACAGTTATTTTTAATGACGCTGATAGGAATAGATACATTTgttataaaaatgacaaaataaatataacacaaacaaacactccaacTGCTCCGAGATCAGACGCTCAGATGACTCCTTTCTGGTCCTCGTGTGACCGCTGGTGAAAGACAAACGTGACGGCCGCGTCCCAGGATGCCTGCAGCATAGGGTCTCTCAGTCCTCTCTTATCTGAACAGTGCTGCCAGTTGGACAGATCGCTGGTGCAGTCGGAGTCTTCTGGAGGAAGACGCACCTGTCGACCGTTTACACAGCGCCTGCAGCGGAAcctggccaaaaacaaaacattaaggaGTTACAAGAAAACTAATGTATAAATGCGTACATTTTAGGAACAGCCCTTATGTCTGAAGCACGccaatgatgccttaaaatgcattGCTGGTGTTTTTACCTGTCGTGTGTGTCGCTGATTGTATCCTCATTGAGTGAGAAAAGCTCTCGTAGCTCTCCGAGAGAGAAATGTCTTTCCACGTCCTGTTCCTCATCTACAACACAGCTGCTCAAGGCTTTCTTATGAGCCTGTCTCTGCAAGATCTTTTCCTCAATggtccctgtctgaatgaggaaaaAATCTTCGCTATACACAacgtataatttaaatgaatttaaaccgactgatctcagttcagaagaatctgtgttgtcagtaaagggttaaactttcgatgCATGGAGTACAACATGACGTCGATCACAGCAGAGATTGTCTTTGGatgaaacaccaacaaaactatatATGGTGAGAAACCAGTTTGAGGCAAAAGACTAGATTTATCTAGCGATTAGCGATTTATCGCAAAACACCACattgctaaacacaatgtacactaattattttcttagaAAACCTTTATTTACTGTGAATTATCACACTGGAAATCAATGAAAGTCCATCCAAAAGTTGAAAAATTTAGCTTTCAGAgggtttatatggagttaggatgaaaataaggtgcatttcgaactgttctgagaccagtgcagacaaacagcacacattagtcattcactaaatagggagcaagggtgcatcctatagctctctatgcagttaagtgcattcactcttaaaatctgatcaaaagttcagtttcaggctgcagatgatgtttggatcactcaacatgtttgacacacatgggacaatgatcatcagtacatagattcaacatttataatggatcattttatttaaacatggttgacagtgattggatgatgctggacattactttgaatctgaattaattatgctaatttctgatgtctataacgtctcaaaaacatgaataaccaacactcctgaaacATAATAAACGATTTAAAATGCTGAAGAAACATCTTTTGCAACTCACCGACAGCAGTCTGTAGATGTAGCAGGTTTTCATCTGTCCATCTCGCCACACTCTGGCCATCGCCTGCTCGTCATTGGCTGGATTCCAGTCGGGGTCAAACATCACCAAACGATTTGCACCAATCAGATTAAGGCCACAACCTCCAGCCTTACTACTGAGCATGAATATGAACTCTGGATTCTGtaaggcagaaattaaaatgttatttacccAATAAAACAGGCTGAACACACAACTTGAGTGGTAAATACTCTTACAGAGGGGCTGTTGAATCTCTCCACAATCTTGGCTCTCTTCTTGATGGACATAGTTCCATCGAGTCTCACGTAAAGGTATCTGTTTATGAAGGACATTAAGACTGATATTTTAAAACCGAATTTATGATCAAAATACAGATGTTGGATTTTTAGTTCAAACTCTCACCTCCGAGTCCGACACAGCTTTTCAAAAAGATCTAAAGTCTGTGTGTAGTTAGAGACCAGAACCACTTTGTCACTTGTTGTGCTCCTGGTCATCGCTAGGATATAGTCCAGTACCAGCATTTTCCCTGAAATAAGACACAGCGTGTCTTAAATACTGAACATATTCAATCAAGGTCCGAAATTATTGGGGGTTTGGGGCCAAAAATGCAGCAGAAAAATGGCAAGAATGCAGGAGACATTTAAAATGTGCAGGTGAAAAGGCCCCTGTATGAATTTAGCAATATCTGAACATTTCATTACATTCTATTTTCGGCCAATATAGTTACAGATTTTGCATAAAATTGGGTTTTGTTGTCCTGCAGACACCATTAAGATTTGAAGATGTTATTTTTATTCTCCCAGTCAAATGTGGTTCTGTGTGAAGATAAGACAAGATGTTTCTAATAAAAAAGTAAACGGCATTGAATGTAGTGAAAGCAGTCCAACAACTCCAGAACCTGAAATGGCAATAGAATCTAAGGGTGAAAAAGCCCACTCTTAAATCAAGCTAAAATGGACTGACTTGTTACCGAAACCTCTGAAAACGATATGGCCTCTCATTGAAGACATTATGGAGCACAGTCTGATATGGGCATGATTGCACGCAGCACCAACTCTGGGCTCAATGGGTCCCATGGTGCAGCTCCACCTCTGGCCTCAGTGAGCCCCATGGTGCAGCTCCACCTCTGGCCTCAGTGGGTCCCATGGTGCAGCTCCACCTCTGGCCTCAGTGAGTCCCAACCCATTTAAAATGTAGCTTTGTTGTTCTAGTTTAAAGACTTTGAATTTGATGTTGatctatttttttttagtaatattcataatttttcagatttaaaatgtacttccaataattgtttaaattgaagtatttgacaaaaattaacaATACGTTGTGTGCTTTTATATGGTTAAGAATATTATGTGCTGaatgtataaataaatgcacTAAATATGAGCTCCTGGGAAcaaatattttcaattaaatgaaTTTCACCCTAATTAACAATAGTAGAAACAAGACGGTAAACAGAAGCAAACTTATAACTAAGAGTTTACCAGAGAGTTGTGGTTCCACTGCTTTAGTTGAATAATTTTGGGGGAAGAGATCCACTGCTCCATCAAAACCCTCCTCTCCTGCCAAACACTTCTCATAAATCAAAGCAGGATCTAACAGGAAGACAACAAAACAGactttaatttattaaaagtGAGCATGACAAGTTTTCATATAACAACTTATAACTCACAGGCAGTGAAGCTGATCTAAGTGTGTCTTTATGTGCaagtttacatttttggaaatCTCTACACTGATGAAAAGGTCAAAGGTAAAGTGTTCAATGCTCACGGTTGCAGAGTTTCTTCAGTGATGTGATGGAGGACAGAGAGGACACACTGATATTTCCAGTGTTCAGACTCTCAACAGGTTTGGCCTGTTTCAGGAATAACTTATACAACTCTTTCTGCAGAGGAGTCAATCtgacagacaaaaacacacacaaaatattcaTTAAACCTTCCAATGCAGAAAAATGACAAAAGGCAAAGACAAATGAAACACTTTAAGATCTACATGCCATTTCAGAAACAAGTGCATCGTTTCAGTCGCTTACCGGCAGCAGACAACTTGTTCAATCTTCACAGGTAGATACTTGGAAAGAATGTCTGACGTTCGCCGAATCAAACACCTTAACAATACAAACACAGTGTATATGATTTGTAGGGGGTGATACAGATAGGTGTCTTTGATGGACGGGTTTCACCAGCACTCACCTGTTAACAATGCTGATGAGTTCTCGAAGTTTCTCCTCTCCCGCAGCTCGGCCTTTATCGCTGGCGTCAGCATCACGACCTTTAAGGATTGGAATCTCAAACCGTTTCTTAAACTCCTGAGCTGTGCCTGGGAGAAGTGAtgcatttaatttctttaattacaaaaaagaaatgtgaaaataGACAAACTTTCACAAGACTTTTGGTCCCCGGCTGAATGTCGATAATTAATATTCGACGAAAAACAGATTTCAATGCAGTTCTCTACAAGTCTCTTACCGAGAATACCAGAATTGACAAAGTGCACCAGACTGAAATACTCCAGTAAATCGTTCTGTATGGGAGTCCCAGATATCAGCACTCTTCTCTGAGCATTCATAGAATTCAGCGCCTGATACGTCTGATTGTCTGAGTTTTTCAGCCTGTGACCctaaaacaaataacagagaTACTGCCATACTGGACAAACCGAATGGACATCCCCGGCAAACATTACACAGCGCTTAACTTCTTAATAAGGACATTTAATTGAGATTGCACTTACATAGAGTCTTTACTAGGCAATCAAATATTTTAAAGCTGAGCACAAGTAGAAAATTCCTATTCACTAAATCGCTAGAGATTTCCATGACTTCTGGGAACGGAGATATTATCAGTTCTTTTCTAAATAGGTTACCTCGTCACAAATAACCAGTCCGACTTTGCCTTTGTGCAGGACTTCAGCGTGCAGACGGAACGTTTCATAGGATATGATCAGGATTGGAGTCGGCACCCTCAAGCCGTGTTGGGAGATGAAGTTTtctgaaagaataaatgcaaaaaaactgACTCTGGCTAACAGACATTCAGCAGTATAACGTAAGAGGAAAGCTGATGGTTGATCAACAGACTATTGTGTAAGAAAACActcaaattaaaggtgcactcagtacgtTTTTGTTGACATTGTCTTGAACTTGGATGCAGCATCGTTCAAActagggctgctcgattatggcaCAAATCCCAATCACGGTTATTGAACATAATTACTCACTGACTTTGGAAGGAGGttattgtcatatgataattatttgatGTTACGTATgatagtcaaataaaggaaagcctccatcatcatcatttaaagcaacatctaccatgtacaataaagtaTTGCGACcttatcacaataccaacatttcagttgTCAAAACTGAACAGAcacgcatgttcagcacacacacatatacgccgcctgtcaatcaaacagggcgcagctgtTCCTAGATCGCTAGCGAATTATAAAATGACgtgctctggattactttcaacagcagaataagaatattaactttctaataagtgacacaggccatTTCAAtgtcaactggtcaaaataactaaaaagatGCAGCGTTTAGGAAGAGCTCAGAAATCACTATTTGGTGGGATGAC
Proteins encoded in this window:
- the LOC127646758 gene encoding DNA repair and recombination protein RAD54-like; its protein translation is MRRSLAPSQMAKRKQGEDSDDDEDWDQNIASDSKRDCRENYISPYRKPLTQLTNRPVCVDGNEHEAFIRKILSKPFKIPILNYTGSLGLRALGLRRAGVRKALHDPFEDGALVLYEPPAISAHDLIKADKEKLPVHVVVDPVLSKVLRPHQREGVKFLWDCVTGRRIPNSYGCIMADEMGLGKTLQCITLMWTLLKQSPDFKPEIDKVIVVSPSSLVRNWYNEVGKWLGGRVHPVAIDGGSKDEIDRKLENFISQHGLRVPTPILIISYETFRLHAEVLHKGKVGLVICDEGHRLKNSDNQTYQALNSMNAQRRVLISGTPIQNDLLEYFSLVHFVNSGILGTAQEFKKRFEIPILKGRDADASDKGRAAGEEKLRELISIVNRCLIRRTSDILSKYLPVKIEQVVCCRLTPLQKELYKLFLKQAKPVESLNTGNISVSSLSSITSLKKLCNHPALIYEKCLAGEEGFDGAVDLFPQNYSTKAVEPQLSGKMLVLDYILAMTRSTTSDKVVLVSNYTQTLDLFEKLCRTRRYLYVRLDGTMSIKKRAKIVERFNSPSNPEFIFMLSSKAGGCGLNLIGANRLVMFDPDWNPANDEQAMARVWRDGQMKTCYIYRLLSTGTIEEKILQRQAHKKALSSCVVDEEQDVERHFSLGELRELFSLNEDTISDTHDRFRCRRCVNGRQVRLPPEDSDCTSDLSNWQHCSDKRGLRDPMLQASWDAAVTFVFHQRSHEDQKGVI